Proteins encoded within one genomic window of Candidatus Binatia bacterium:
- a CDS encoding monooxygenase, with protein sequence MKHFLFHLMPYRDLPADFEKRYESAWVWIPNSLFDEKKGHRYYNEYLDQLAEAEELGFEGVCVNEHHQNAYGLMPSPNIIAAMLVMRTKRIKIAVVGNALPLYDPPTRVAEEIAMLDCISGGRIISGQVIGGGPEYFSFSINPAEARTRFREAHEIIMRAWTQPGPFEFYGEHYKLRYVNCWPKPLQKPHPPVWIPGAGSVETMEFVAKRRYAYMGIPYFHIDFFKKNYALFREICEREGYKAHPEQMGLLMPIYVAETDAKAREEFEPHFWYFKNKLIPGLTISPPGYTSVRSALRVLKALRSGKMFVNSVETWQDVEEGCFAIVGSPKTVAQKIVEHAKEIGCGNLLGLFQLGDMPPEKARKNARLYAEEVMPLVDREIPNTTEPMPPSNPFPEEEEERPRKVAVS encoded by the coding sequence ATGAAACACTTTCTCTTCCATCTCATGCCGTACCGCGACCTGCCGGCGGACTTCGAGAAGCGCTACGAGTCGGCGTGGGTCTGGATCCCGAACTCGCTCTTCGACGAGAAAAAGGGACACCGGTACTACAACGAGTATCTCGACCAGCTCGCCGAGGCCGAGGAGCTCGGCTTCGAAGGCGTCTGCGTGAACGAGCACCACCAGAACGCCTACGGCCTCATGCCCTCTCCCAACATCATCGCCGCGATGCTCGTCATGCGAACCAAGCGGATCAAGATCGCCGTCGTGGGAAACGCCCTCCCGCTCTACGACCCGCCCACCCGCGTGGCCGAGGAAATCGCCATGCTCGACTGCATCTCCGGCGGAAGGATCATCTCCGGACAGGTCATCGGCGGCGGCCCCGAGTACTTCTCCTTTTCCATCAACCCCGCCGAAGCCCGAACCCGCTTCCGCGAAGCCCACGAGATCATCATGCGGGCCTGGACGCAGCCCGGTCCCTTCGAGTTCTACGGAGAGCACTACAAGCTCCGCTACGTGAACTGCTGGCCCAAGCCGCTCCAGAAGCCGCACCCGCCCGTGTGGATCCCCGGCGCGGGTTCCGTGGAAACCATGGAGTTCGTCGCCAAGCGGCGCTACGCCTACATGGGCATCCCCTACTTCCACATCGACTTCTTCAAGAAGAACTACGCGCTTTTCCGCGAGATCTGCGAGCGCGAAGGCTACAAGGCCCACCCGGAGCAGATGGGGCTCTTGATGCCGATTTACGTCGCCGAAACGGACGCGAAGGCACGCGAAGAGTTCGAGCCCCACTTCTGGTACTTCAAGAACAAGCTCATCCCGGGGCTCACGATCTCGCCCCCGGGATACACCTCCGTTCGCTCGGCTCTGCGTGTGCTCAAGGCGCTCCGAAGCGGGAAAATGTTCGTCAACAGTGTCGAGACCTGGCAGGACGTCGAGGAAGGGTGCTTCGCGATCGTAGGGAGCCCGAAGACCGTCGCGCAGAAGATCGTCGAGCACGCCAAGGAGATCGGGTGCGGGAACCTCCTCGGGCTTTTCCAGCTCGGCGACATGCCGCCCGAGAAAGCCAGAAAGAACGCGCGTCTTTACGCCGAGGAAGTCATGCCGCTCGTCGACAGGGAAATCCCGAACACGACCGAGCCCATGCCTCCGTCGAACCCGTTCCCCGAGGAAGAAGAGGAACGACCGAGAAAGGTGGCCGTGAGCTGA
- a CDS encoding hydrolase yields the protein MEKTTTQILVRGRKIHEIRGGEGKPLLYLHSAAGDALWLPHLEGLARHYEVHAPAHPGFLGSEGIEEIRDIEDYAYHYLDYMDAKGWSSVDVVGVSLGGWIAAELAARWPEKVSRLVLVNAVGIWVRERPIADIFALDTRFPERFKQLLFHDVNCPAAQMMPGPGQVGELPEEMVVNFMNAMAATAKVGWNPLLHDPRLERILHRVKAPTLCLWSENDRVVPPVYGRKYAELIPGAKLEIVRECGHLLPFEKPEVFVEKVRAFLG from the coding sequence ATGGAAAAGACGACGACGCAGATTCTCGTCCGGGGCCGGAAAATCCACGAGATTCGTGGTGGCGAAGGGAAGCCCCTTCTCTACCTCCACAGCGCCGCGGGCGACGCCCTCTGGCTCCCGCACCTCGAGGGGCTCGCCCGCCACTACGAGGTGCATGCTCCCGCCCACCCGGGCTTTCTCGGCAGCGAAGGCATCGAGGAAATCCGCGACATCGAGGACTACGCCTACCACTACCTCGATTACATGGACGCGAAGGGCTGGTCGTCCGTCGACGTCGTGGGCGTTTCGCTCGGTGGCTGGATCGCCGCCGAGCTCGCGGCCCGATGGCCCGAGAAGGTCTCGCGGCTCGTCCTCGTCAACGCGGTCGGCATCTGGGTCCGCGAGCGGCCCATCGCCGACATCTTCGCCCTCGACACCCGCTTTCCCGAGCGCTTCAAGCAACTCCTCTTCCACGACGTGAACTGCCCTGCGGCGCAGATGATGCCGGGCCCCGGCCAGGTCGGAGAGCTTCCGGAAGAAATGGTCGTGAATTTCATGAACGCCATGGCCGCCACCGCCAAGGTCGGCTGGAACCCGCTTCTCCACGACCCGCGACTCGAGCGCATCCTCCACCGCGTGAAAGCCCCGACGCTCTGCCTCTGGTCCGAGAACGACCGCGTCGTGCCTCCGGTCTACGGGCGCAAATACGCCGAGCTCATCCCCGGCGCGAAGCTCGAGATCGTGCGCGAGTGCGGGCACCTGCTCCCGTTCGAAAAGCCGGAGGTCTTCGTGGAAAAGGTGCGGGCTTTTCTCGGCTGA